From Staphylococcus sp. M0911, a single genomic window includes:
- the tgt gene encoding tRNA guanosine(34) transglycosylase Tgt, with protein sequence MPAVTYEHIKTCKQSGARLGIVHTPHGSFETPMFMPVGTKATVKTMSPEELRQIEAKIILGNTYHLWLQPGNDIIKHAGGLHKFMNWNGPILTDSGGFQVFSLSNLRKISEEGVEFRHHTNGSKLFLSPEKSMEIQNDLGSDIMMAFDECPPMPSEYKYVKDSIERTTRWAERCLKAHARPEDQALFGIIQGGEYKDLREQSAKELVELDFPGYAIGGLSVGEPKPVMYEMVEHTEQFMPKDKPRYLMGVGSPDALIECSIRGMDMFDCVLPTRIARNGTCMTSNGRLVIKNAKFADDLRPLDENCDCYTCKNYSRAYIRHLIKAEETFGIRLTTIHNLHFLLKLMEDIRQAIREDRLLDFKAEFFEQYGLNVDNPKNF encoded by the coding sequence ATGCCTGCAGTAACATATGAACATATTAAAACTTGTAAACAATCAGGTGCACGTTTAGGAATTGTACATACACCACATGGTTCGTTTGAAACACCAATGTTTATGCCAGTAGGAACTAAAGCAACAGTTAAAACAATGAGCCCAGAAGAATTGCGTCAGATTGAGGCTAAAATTATTTTGGGAAATACATATCATTTGTGGTTACAACCTGGAAATGATATTATCAAACACGCTGGGGGACTGCATAAATTCATGAATTGGAACGGACCTATTCTTACTGATTCAGGTGGGTTCCAAGTTTTTAGTTTAAGTAATCTACGTAAAATCTCAGAAGAAGGTGTCGAATTTAGACATCATACAAATGGTTCAAAATTATTTTTAAGTCCAGAGAAATCAATGGAAATTCAAAATGATTTAGGATCTGACATTATGATGGCATTTGATGAATGTCCGCCTATGCCATCTGAGTATAAATATGTCAAAGATTCAATTGAGAGAACAACACGTTGGGCAGAAAGATGTTTAAAAGCCCATGCTCGCCCTGAAGATCAAGCGTTGTTTGGTATTATTCAAGGTGGCGAATATAAAGATTTACGTGAACAAAGTGCGAAAGAGCTTGTTGAGCTAGATTTTCCTGGCTATGCTATTGGGGGGCTTTCAGTAGGAGAGCCTAAACCTGTGATGTACGAAATGGTAGAACACACTGAACAATTTATGCCAAAAGATAAACCTAGATACTTGATGGGTGTCGGCTCTCCCGATGCATTAATCGAATGTAGCATCCGAGGTATGGATATGTTTGATTGTGTATTACCTACTCGTATAGCTAGAAATGGTACATGTATGACATCCAATGGACGTTTAGTAATCAAAAATGCAAAGTTTGCTGATGATTTAAGACCATTAGATGAAAATTGTGATTGCTATACATGTAAAAATTATTCTAGAGCATACATTAGACACTTAATCAAAGCAGAAGAAACCTTTGGTATCCGTCTTACTACTATTCATAATTTACATTTTCTGCTAAAATTAATGGAAGATATTAGACAAGCCATTCGAGAAGATAGACTTTTAGACTTTAAAGCTGAATTCTTCGAACAGTATGGATTAAATGTAGATAACCCTAAAAACTTTTAA
- the yajC gene encoding preprotein translocase subunit YajC, with amino-acid sequence MQFTSLILPILLLVLMYFFLIRPQQKRAKEHREMISRVEAGQKITTIGGIKGTVKAVDETTVVVTVNGHGTEMTFEKPAIKQVDPS; translated from the coding sequence ATGCAATTTACATCATTGATATTACCGATCTTATTGTTGGTTCTAATGTATTTCTTCTTAATTAGACCTCAACAAAAACGTGCTAAAGAGCATCGTGAAATGATAAGTCGTGTAGAAGCTGGACAAAAAATTACTACAATCGGTGGTATTAAAGGTACAGTTAAAGCGGTTGATGAAACAACAGTAGTTGTTACTGTTAATGGTCATGGCACAGAAATGACTTTTGAAAAACCAGCTATTAAACAAGTTGATCCTTCATAA
- the secDF gene encoding protein translocase subunit SecDF — MKKSSRLIAFLLLVILLFAGMGLTYKNVIKNVNLGLDLQGGFEVLYQVDPLHKGDKIDKNALQSTAQTLENRVNVLGVSEPKIQVEDPNRIRVQLAGVKDQKEARKILSSQANLTIRDADDKVKLSGADIKQGSAKQEFKQNTNDPTVTFKVKDKNKFKKVTEEISKKQNNVMVVWLDFKKGDSYKKEADKKDPKFVSAANVDQPINSDSVEISGGFHGQEGVKKAKQIAELLNTGSLPVDLKEIYSNSVGAEFGQDALDKTIFASVLGVAVIYLFMLGFYRLPALVAIIALTTYIYLTLVAFNFISGVLTLPGLAALVLGVGMAVDANIIMYERIKDELRIGRTLKQAYSKANKSSFLTIFDSNLTTVIAAAVLFFFGESSVKGFATMLLLGILMIFVTAVFLSRLLLSLLVYSNLFKKKYWLFGVKKADRHDISEGKDVHDLKTSFEKWNFVKLAKPLISLSILIVVVGLVILYIFKLNLGIDFSAGTRVDLQSKEALTQSKVEKVVKDVGLDPDQIQINGSGNKNATVQFKQDLSQAKDNQLSDKMKSEFGNAPQINTVSPLIGQELAKNAMLALVYAAVGIIIYVSLRFEWRMGLSSVLALLHDVFIIVAVFSLLRLEVDLTFIAAILTIVGYSINDTIVTFDRVRENLHKIKVITSAEQIDDIVNRSIRQTMTRSINTVLTVVVVVVAILLFGAPTIFNFSLALLIGLISGVFSSIFIAVPLWGIMKKRQLKKSPNQKLVVYKEKKSNDEKIVV; from the coding sequence GTGAAGAAAAGTAGTAGATTGATTGCATTCTTACTACTGGTGATCCTTCTGTTCGCAGGTATGGGTCTTACGTATAAGAATGTGATTAAGAATGTTAACTTAGGCCTTGATTTACAGGGTGGATTCGAAGTGCTTTATCAAGTTGACCCATTACATAAAGGTGATAAAATTGATAAAAATGCGTTGCAATCTACAGCGCAAACACTAGAAAATCGTGTTAACGTATTAGGGGTTTCTGAGCCTAAAATCCAAGTTGAAGATCCAAATAGAATTAGAGTTCAACTTGCTGGTGTAAAAGATCAGAAAGAAGCAAGAAAGATTTTATCATCACAAGCTAATTTAACGATTCGTGATGCTGACGACAAAGTTAAGTTAAGCGGTGCAGATATTAAGCAAGGATCAGCGAAGCAAGAATTTAAACAGAATACGAATGATCCTACAGTTACATTTAAAGTAAAAGATAAGAATAAATTTAAAAAAGTAACTGAAGAAATATCTAAAAAGCAAAATAACGTTATGGTTGTTTGGTTAGACTTCAAAAAAGGCGATAGCTACAAGAAAGAAGCCGATAAAAAAGATCCTAAGTTCGTATCAGCGGCAAATGTTGATCAACCAATCAATTCAGATAGTGTAGAAATTTCTGGTGGATTCCATGGTCAAGAAGGCGTTAAAAAAGCAAAACAAATTGCTGAATTATTAAATACAGGATCTTTACCGGTAGATCTTAAAGAAATTTATTCAAACTCTGTTGGTGCAGAATTTGGTCAAGATGCGTTAGATAAAACAATCTTTGCATCAGTACTTGGTGTAGCAGTCATTTATCTATTTATGTTAGGATTCTACAGATTACCAGCACTAGTAGCCATCATCGCATTAACAACATATATATATTTAACACTTGTAGCCTTTAACTTTATCTCAGGTGTACTTACATTACCTGGTTTAGCAGCCTTAGTATTAGGTGTGGGTATGGCAGTAGATGCCAATATCATTATGTATGAACGGATTAAAGACGAGTTGAGAATCGGTAGGACGCTTAAACAAGCATACTCAAAAGCCAATAAAAGTTCCTTCTTAACAATCTTTGACTCCAACTTAACAACCGTAATTGCTGCAGCAGTACTGTTCTTCTTTGGTGAAAGTTCAGTAAAAGGTTTCGCAACAATGTTGTTATTAGGTATTTTAATGATATTTGTAACTGCAGTGTTCTTATCTAGATTACTATTATCATTACTAGTTTATTCTAATCTATTTAAGAAAAAATATTGGTTATTTGGTGTTAAAAAAGCAGATAGACATGATATCAGTGAAGGTAAAGATGTCCATGACTTAAAAACATCATTTGAAAAATGGAATTTTGTTAAACTAGCTAAACCATTGATTTCATTAAGTATTTTAATTGTAGTTGTAGGATTAGTTATTCTTTATATTTTCAAATTGAATTTAGGTATAGACTTCTCTGCTGGTACGCGTGTAGACCTACAATCTAAAGAAGCACTTACTCAATCCAAAGTTGAAAAAGTAGTGAAAGATGTTGGTTTAGACCCAGATCAAATTCAAATTAATGGTTCAGGTAATAAAAACGCAACTGTCCAATTTAAACAAGATTTATCACAAGCTAAAGATAACCAATTAAGTGATAAAATGAAATCTGAATTTGGTAACGCACCGCAAATTAATACAGTTTCACCATTAATTGGACAAGAATTAGCTAAAAACGCAATGCTTGCATTAGTTTATGCAGCTGTAGGTATTATTATCTATGTATCATTACGATTCGAATGGAGAATGGGATTATCTTCTGTCTTAGCATTATTACACGACGTATTTATTATCGTCGCTGTGTTCAGTTTACTTCGATTAGAAGTTGATTTAACGTTTATCGCTGCTATCTTAACTATTGTTGGTTATTCTATTAACGATACCATCGTTACATTTGACCGTGTTCGTGAAAACCTTCATAAGATTAAAGTGATTACTTCAGCTGAACAAATTGATGACATTGTTAACAGATCAATTAGACAAACGATGACACGTTCTATTAATACAGTTTTAACAGTTGTTGTCGTAGTTGTTGCAATTCTATTATTTGGTGCACCAACAATTTTCAACTTCTCATTAGCTTTATTAATCGGTTTAATTTCAGGCGTGTTCTCTTCCATCTTCATAGCCGTCCCATTATGGGGAATTATGAAGAAACGTCAATTGAAAAAATCACCTAATCAAAAATTAGTCGTTTATAAAGAGAAAAAATCAAACGATGAAAAAATCGTAGTTTAA